The Rubidibacter lacunae KORDI 51-2 genome contains a region encoding:
- a CDS encoding sulfotransferase family protein, with protein MTIVSHEHEFIFLKTAKTAGTSIAIALSQYCGPNDILARVSTPDEAIRKQLGYSPAQNYAIPLSHYAPKDWARLLLTGRRSQTQYFHPHMSATEIREKLGSKCWNRYYKFCFDRNPWDKAISLYHRYWRRPRDVPQPSLHDFYSNFENARKGLSNYWIYSIDGNVVVDYVARYEDLQGELTRLGERLGIPGKIDISKVKAKSSSRTDKRQYREALEPSTRDLIATICHKEIAFLGYEF; from the coding sequence ATGACGATTGTTTCTCACGAACACGAGTTCATTTTTCTTAAGACCGCAAAAACGGCTGGGACGAGCATAGCAATAGCCCTCTCGCAGTATTGCGGCCCCAACGATATCCTTGCAAGAGTCTCGACGCCCGACGAGGCAATACGCAAACAGCTGGGCTATTCGCCTGCGCAGAATTATGCGATCCCGCTATCACATTACGCGCCCAAAGATTGGGCGCGACTCCTATTGACTGGACGGCGATCACAAACGCAATATTTTCACCCTCATATGTCCGCGACGGAAATCCGCGAGAAACTGGGTTCAAAATGTTGGAACCGCTACTACAAGTTCTGCTTCGATCGCAACCCTTGGGACAAGGCAATTTCGCTTTATCACCGGTATTGGCGACGCCCACGCGATGTCCCCCAACCATCACTACACGATTTTTACTCCAATTTTGAAAACGCCAGAAAAGGTCTGTCGAACTATTGGATTTATAGCATTGATGGTAACGTTGTCGTCGATTACGTTGCACGCTATGAAGACCTTCAGGGCGAACTCACTCGCCTCGGCGAGCGGCTCGGCATCCCCGGCAAAATTGATATTTCTAAAGTTAAAGCTAAAAGCAGTTCGCGTACTGACAAGCGCCAATACCGCGAAGCCCTCGAACCGTCAACTCGCGATCTCATCGCCACCATTTGCCATA
- the pyk gene encoding pyruvate kinase, which translates to MQSPPFPRRTKIVATVGPSVLAPGVLRDVILAGATTLRLNFSHGTQDDHQRSIRLIRQTAFELNRPVAILQDLQGPKIRLGKFVDGSIALANGDPFTLTSRPVPGSQTLSYVSYDRLADEVPEGATILLDDGRVEMQVEKIDRAAGELHCRTMVGGVLSNNKGVNFPGVSLSVKALTAKDRRDLLFGLDQGVDWVALSFVRNPQDVVEIKELISASAGKPVPVIAKIEKHEAIQQMEEILALCDGVMVARGDLGVELPAEDVPLLQKKLIATANQFGIPVITATQMLDSMASNPRPTRAEVSDVANAILDGTDAVMLSNETAVGNFPVEAVATMARIAARIERDRLPPPGKPSLKPTIPDAIAGAVSHIAKELHAAAIVSLTKTGATARNVSKFRPQTPILAVTPHVDVARQLQLVWGVKPLLVLDLPSTGQTFKAAIGVAQEKDLLADGDLVVMTAGTLSGVAGSTDLIKVEVVTTVLGHGTGIGQVSVSGRARVARSASDISDFRPGEILVVSGTDSAYISAIRKAAGIVTEDGSPSSHAAVLGLRLGIPVVLGVDAATESIREGTILTLDARRGLVYSGVSPDRLSDGVQSVVP; encoded by the coding sequence ATGCAATCGCCCCCGTTTCCTCGCCGTACAAAAATCGTTGCTACCGTGGGACCGTCCGTCCTTGCGCCCGGCGTCCTGCGCGACGTTATCTTGGCAGGGGCCACGACCCTGCGCCTGAACTTCTCCCACGGCACTCAAGATGACCACCAACGCAGCATTCGCCTGATCCGCCAGACGGCGTTCGAGCTCAATCGTCCGGTGGCGATTTTGCAGGACTTACAGGGTCCGAAAATCCGCCTAGGTAAGTTTGTCGATGGTTCGATTGCTCTAGCTAACGGCGATCCGTTCACGCTTACCAGCCGCCCGGTTCCGGGCAGCCAGACCCTTAGCTATGTCAGCTACGACCGCCTCGCCGACGAAGTTCCCGAAGGCGCGACGATCCTGCTCGATGACGGACGGGTGGAAATGCAGGTCGAGAAGATCGACCGTGCAGCCGGCGAATTGCACTGTCGCACGATGGTCGGCGGCGTGCTCTCCAACAACAAGGGCGTGAACTTCCCCGGCGTATCGCTCTCGGTCAAGGCACTCACTGCGAAAGACCGCCGCGATTTATTGTTCGGACTCGACCAAGGCGTGGATTGGGTCGCGCTGAGCTTCGTCCGCAATCCCCAAGACGTTGTCGAGATTAAAGAACTGATTTCTGCCAGTGCGGGTAAGCCCGTTCCAGTGATCGCGAAAATCGAAAAACACGAAGCGATCCAGCAGATGGAGGAGATCCTGGCGCTGTGCGATGGTGTCATGGTGGCGCGCGGCGACCTCGGCGTGGAGTTGCCGGCAGAAGATGTGCCGCTGCTTCAGAAAAAATTGATCGCGACGGCTAATCAGTTCGGGATACCGGTCATTACCGCCACCCAGATGCTCGACAGCATGGCAAGCAACCCGCGACCAACGCGGGCGGAAGTGTCCGACGTTGCCAATGCTATCCTCGACGGTACCGACGCGGTCATGCTCTCCAACGAGACGGCTGTCGGCAATTTTCCCGTTGAAGCCGTGGCAACTATGGCCCGAATTGCCGCGCGCATCGAACGCGATCGCCTGCCGCCGCCCGGGAAACCCTCGCTCAAGCCCACGATCCCCGACGCGATCGCGGGCGCGGTCAGCCACATTGCCAAGGAATTGCATGCGGCGGCGATCGTCAGCCTGACCAAAACCGGAGCCACCGCCCGCAATGTCTCGAAGTTTCGCCCGCAGACGCCAATCCTAGCCGTGACGCCACATGTGGACGTGGCGAGGCAGTTGCAGCTCGTTTGGGGGGTAAAACCATTGCTGGTCCTAGACTTGCCTTCCACCGGGCAGACCTTTAAGGCCGCGATCGGCGTCGCTCAAGAAAAAGACCTGCTTGCCGACGGCGACCTCGTGGTGATGACGGCCGGAACGCTATCGGGCGTGGCAGGCTCGACGGATTTAATCAAGGTCGAAGTGGTCACGACCGTGCTCGGACACGGCACCGGCATCGGGCAAGTTTCGGTCAGCGGGCGAGCGCGCGTGGCCCGGTCTGCAAGCGACATCAGTGATTTCCGTCCTGGAGAAATTCTGGTGGTGTCGGGCACTGATTCCGCGTATATCAGTGCCATTCGCAAGGCAGCAGGCATCGTTACGGAAGATGGAAGCCCGTCCAGCCATGCAGCAGTGCTGGGGCTTCGGCTCGGGATTCCGGTGGTGCTCGGCGTCGATGCCGCCACCGAATCCATTCGCGAGGGCACGATTCTGACGCTGGACGCACGTCGAGGGCTAGTTTACTCGGGCGTCTCGCCCGATCGCCTGAGCGACGGCGTGCAGTCCGTGGTACCTTAG